A single genomic interval of Anopheles marshallii chromosome 2, idAnoMarsDA_429_01, whole genome shotgun sequence harbors:
- the LOC128719753 gene encoding cyclin-L2 encodes MSVSKTITETVTSNKTASAVIAAQAPAATGPTPVQRPYGKIVLTLENCLLPEVKLDQTPSQNDGLDRETETDLRILGCELIQTAGILLKLPQVAMATGQVLFQRFFYSKSFVRHSMEATAMSCICLASKIEEAPRRIRDVINVFHHIKQVRSQKPMMPMILDQHYINLKSQVIKAERRVLKELGFCVHVKHPHKLIVMYLKYLELEKHQNMMQMAWNFMNDSFRTDVFVRYQPETIACACIYLTARKHNIPLPSSPPWFVIFRVSEDDMLDVCYRIMALYKRGKPNAEQLEEAVEALKKKYQEQRKKDRPEANPAAAAPTVITVDRNNGSHNAWGGFIQRAMPLPLNSSGNASNANSGGSNAATAGGVAGGGTNANSNNAGLNNNESDAGGPTADGKKSRSRSKSLSKSSRSKSRSPRSMSRSMSRSRSRGTRSRSRTSHSRSRSKTRTSRSRSRSVVSRSRSRSRSPHSPHYPTEKGGSRRTSKKSRHRSRTPTKISSSAKKKSSRHYSSRSPSPESPQKYKKSDKKYDRRSGRGGEDRNNDNRYTNGSERDRDRSKGTSNSLDHSRNRDRDRDRMRSDGGKVGSGGGGGYDRDDYRRSEKDYRGNGKHDKYGSSRHSDSSSRHRSSKHERERSRDRDRDRRR; translated from the exons ATGAGCGTGAGTAAAACAATCACCGAAACGGTTACCAGCAACAAAACGGCATCGGCGGTAATTGCGGCACAAGCTCCGGCAGCAACGGGCCCGACACCCGTCCAGCGCCCATATGGGAAAATTGTGCTCACGCTCGAAAACTGTCTGCTTCCGGAAGTGAAGCTCGACCAAACCCCGTCCCAAAATGATGGGCTGGATcgggaaacggaaacggatcTTCGCATCCTGGGCTGTGAGCTGATACAGACGGCAGGCATTCTGCTGAAATTGCCCCAG GTTGCTATGGCGACCGGGCAGGTGCTATTCCAGCGCTTCTTCTACTCGAAATCTTTCGTGCGCCACAGCATGGAGGCGACGGCGATGAGCTGCATCTGTCTGGCGTCCAAGATCGAGGAAGCGCCACGCCGGATACGGGACGTGATAAACGTCTTTCATCATATCAAACAAGTCCGAAGCCAAAA GCCCATGATGCCGATGATACTGGACCAGCACTACATCAATCTGAAATCGCAGGTGATCAAGGCCGAGCGGCGCGTACTGAAGGAGCTTGGGTTTTGCGTGCACGTGAAGCATCCGCACAAGCTGATCGTGATGTACCTGAAGTATCTCGAGCTGGAAAAGCATCAGAACATGATGCAGATGGCGTGGAACTTCATGAACGATTCCTTCCGGACGGATGTGTTCGTGCGGTACCAGCCGGAAACGATTGCGTGCGCATGCATTTATTTGACCGCACGCAAGCACAACATTCCACTGCCAAGCAGCCCGCCGTGGTTTGTGATATTTCGCGTCAGCGAGGATGACATGTTGGATGTTTGCTACCGCATCATGGCACTGTACAAGCGGGGCAAACCGAACGCGGAGCAGCTAGAGGAAGCGGTAGAAGCTTTAAAGAAAAAGTATCAGGAGCAGCGCAAAAAGGATCGTCCCGAAGCTAATCCGGCGGCTGCTGCACCCACCGTCATAACGGTCGATCGGAACAATGGATCCCACAATGCATGGGGAGGTTTCATTCAGAGAGCCATGCCATTGCCGTTGAATTCGTCCGGCAATGCAAGCAACGCAAACAGCGGCGGTAGTAACGCGGCAACGGCCGGTGGTGTTGCTGGCGGTGGGACCAATGCGAACAGTAACAACGCCGGTCTAAACAACAACGAATCCGATGCCGGTGGACCGACGGCCGATGGGAAGAAgtcgcgatcgcgatcaaAATCGTTATCGAAATCTTCTCGCTCGAAATCACGCTCACCACGGTCGATGTCGCGTTCCATGTCACGGTCACGTTCGCGCGGTACTCGCTCCCGTTCGCGCACGTCTCATTCACGCTCACGGTCGAAAACACGCACCTCACGTTCACGGTCGCGTAGCGTAGTTTCACGCTCACGGTCGAGATCGCGATCACCACACTCGCCTCACTATCCTACCGAGAAGGGTGGCTCCCGAAGGACGTCGAAAAAGTCGCGTCATCGTTCCAGAACTCCGacgaaaatttcatcgtcggCCAAGAAGAAATCTTCCCGCCATTATTCATCCCGTTCTCCATCGCCCGAATCGCCTcagaagtacaaaaaaag TGATAAGAAATACGATCGTCGGTCTGGAAGAGGAGGAGAGGACAGAAACAACGACAATCGTTACACCAACGGCTCCGAACGAGATCGTGATCGTTCGAAAGGGACGAGCAACTCGTTGGATCATTCGCGGAATCGCGATCGCGACAGGGATCGGATGAGATCGGACGGTGGTAAGGTAggtagtggtggtggaggaggataCGATCGGGACGACTACAGACGTAGCGAAAAGGATTACCGAGGCAATGGGAAGCATGATAAATATGGCTCTAGTCGCCATAGTGATAGCAGCAGTCGGCATCGCTCATCCAAGCATGAGCGCGAACGATCACGAGACCGTGATCGAGACCGTCGCCGATAG